In Anas acuta chromosome 21, bAnaAcu1.1, whole genome shotgun sequence, one genomic interval encodes:
- the KCNQ4 gene encoding potassium voltage-gated channel subfamily KQT member 4 isoform X5 yields MIVVFGMEYIVRVWAAGCCCRYRGWRGRLRFARKPFCVIDFIVFIASVAVIAAGTQGNIFATSALRSMRFLQILRMVRMDRRGGTWKLLGSVVYAHSKELITAWYIGFLVLIFASFLVYLAEKDANAQFATYADSLWWGTGSPLSVPAQVTLTTIGYGDKTPQTWLGRMLAAGFALLGISFFALPAGILGSGFALKVQEQHRQKHFEKRRTPAANLIQAAWRLYSTDASRAYLAATWCYYDSLLPSFRELLLMFEHLHRARNGGFRNSEVRKWPDGAPPPPYHSFTSAQKSAVPAPCSGESWQEEDARPHKCLSLSTKMGIRDRIRLGPPGGRGRQHLGPPLQRSPSPEDPPEASSPSKVHKSWSFNDRTRFRASLRLKPQPPAEADCPPEDSGEEKSPPCELAFEDILPAVKTLIRAVRILKFLVAKRKFKETLRPYDVKDVIEQYSAGHLDMLGRIKSLQTRVDQIVGRGGPAADKKTREKGEKAVPEPELVDELSMMGRVAKVERQVQSIEHKLDVLLGLYSQCLRKGCTNSFSLGAVRVPPGEPDSTSDYHSPVEHEDISASAQTLSSSRSASANMD; encoded by the exons ATGATCGTGGTGTTTGGCATGGAGTACATCGTCCGCGTCTGGGCGgccggctgctgctgccgctaccggggctggagggggaggCTCCGCTTTGCCCGGAAACCCTTCTGCGTGATAG ATTTCATCGTCTTCATCGCCTCGGTGGCCGTCATCGCGGCGGGCACGCAGGGCAACATCTTCGCCACCTCGGCGCTGCGCAGCATGCGCTTCCTGCAGATCCTGCGCATGGTGCGCATGGACCGCCGCGGCGGCACCTGGAAGCTGCTGGGCTCCGTCGTCTACGCACACAGCAAG GAGCTGATCACCGCCTGGTACATCGGCTTCTTGGTGCTCATCTTCGCCTCCTTCCTCGTCTACCTGGCGGAGAAGGACGCCAACGCACAGTTCGCCACCTACGCCGACTCCCTCTGGTGGGGCACG GGCTCCCCGTTGTCTGTCCCCGCGCAGGTGACGCTCACCACCATCGGCTACGGGGACAAGACGCCGCAGACGTGGCTGGGGAGGATGCTGGCGGCCGGCTTCGCCCTGCTGGGCATCTCCTTCTTTGCTCTGCCCGCC gGGATCCTGGGCTCCGGCTTTGCGCTCaaggtgcaggagcagcaccgGCAGAAGCACTTTGAGAAGAGGCGGACGCCTGCGGCCAACCTCATCCAG GCTGCGTGGCGGCTCTACTCGACGGACGCCAGCCGGGCGTACCTGGCGGCCACCTGGTGCTACTACGacagcctcctgccctccttcag AGAGCTGCTCCTTATGTTTGAGCACTTGCACCGAGCCCGCAACGGAGGATTTAGGAATTCAGAGGTGAGAAAATGGCCTGACGGAGCCCCACCGCCGCCTTACCACTCCTTCACCTCTGCCCAGAAAAGCGCCGTCCCCGCGCCTTGCTCGGGGGAAAG ctggcaggaggaggacgCGCGGCCCCACAAGTGCTTGAGCCTCAG CACCAAGATGGGCATCAGGGACCGCATCCGCCTGGGCCCCCCCGGCGGCCGGGGGCGACAGCACCTGGGGCCCCCCCTGCagcgctcccccagccccgaggaCCCCCCCGAGGCCTCGAGCCCCAGCAAGGTGCACAAGAGCTGGAGCTTCAACGACCGCACGCGCTTCCGAGCCTCCCTCCGGCTCAAGCCGCAGCCCCCGGCTGAGG CTGACTGCCCGCCGGAGGACAGCGGCGAGGAGAAGAGCCCCCCCTGCGAGCTGGCCTTCGAGGACATCCTGCCGGCGGTGAAGACCCTCATCAGGGCTGTGCG GATCCTGAAGttcctggtggccaagaggaaATTCAAGGAGACCCTGCGGCCCTACGACGTGAAGGATGTCATCGAGCAGTACTCGGCCGGGCACCTGGACATGCTGGGCAGGATCAAGAGCCTGCAGACACG CGTGGACCAGATCGTGGGCAGGGGGGGCCCCGCTGCGGACAAGAAGACGcgggaaaagggggagaaagcgGTGCCCGAGCCGGAGCTGGTGGATGAACTGAGCATGATGGGGCGCGTGGCCAaggtggagaggcag GTGCAGTCGATCGAGCACAAGCTGGACGTGCTGCTCGGCCTCTACTCGCAGTGCCTGCGCAAGGGCTGCaccaactccttcagcctggGGGCCGTGCGGGTGCCCCCCGGCGAGCCCGACAGCACCTCCGACTACCACAGCCCCGTGGAGCACGAGGACATCTCGGCCTCCGCCCAGACCCTCAGCAGCTCCCGCTCGGCCAGCGCCAACATGGACTGA